The Sparus aurata chromosome 10, fSpaAur1.1, whole genome shotgun sequence genome includes the window CAGGAACATACGAGGAGATTCACTTCTGGTGGCCGGTGTCTGCCGATTTAAGAGGACCAGTCCTGACGAGCACAACGACTCTGTCCACCATTTTGAAAACTTTCCAGGTGGACAGTCGCTGCTTCTGCCGTTCCACTTTCCAAGTTCCACCTTTCACTGCTTGGTTCCTCCACACGAGGTAATAAATAAACCCCTCAACTGAGACCTTACGACATGCTGCACCCTAGATAGAAAGTTTGATCTGagtgtttggttgttttttcttaCTCCAGGAGCTTGTTCCCCACGGTAAGCTGACACAGTGTCTACGGAAGCCCAATGGGATCAAACTGGCTGAGAGACAAAGGCAGGAAGGTGGATCAAGAGAACAAGAGAATACTCCGCTTTCACAGCAACCCAAAGTTGAACCGGTTATAAGAATCAAAGCTGACCCTGACAAGCCGAACCCGGTCCAGTCGATACGGCATCAGGACGCCCAGTTCGACTACGACCTTCAGCGGGCCAACCAGCAGAACCCCTCCTCACACTCGCCTTCCTCAAACTGCTCACTTCATCCGTcaatttcctcctctcctcagaaGATTTCCCACAAGTCCTTCTCTCTCAACCCTCTAccatccttctcctcctctttcctgtgTCCTCTCCCGACCTCCTcgttttcttcctccctccatcctctcccatcctctcctccctcccttcgtCCTCTCCCGTCTTCCCTCTGCTCCCTGTCTTCTTTTTCACCTGCAGGAGGTCGTAAAGGGAGGGTCTGTTGTGGTGTTTGTGGGAAAAGCTTCTATGACAAAGGTAGGACTGATGTGGTTTTCTATATCTCAAGTCTGCAACACATCCAGAACTTTGCATGAATGCATCTTCAAGCGTCTTGGAGTCTCAGTACCACAAGGTTCAGTTCTTTTTCTGGAGCTGATGATTGACGTAGCTAAAGATCAAGATATCTTGTGTCTTTCACATCTCTGTTTTGAGTCGCAGATAACGTCCAAAACTTCAACCTCAACTTGCTACTGCAGAGTAATTTCACCTGCGACTGAATATTAATTGTACCCTTTGCCGTTAAAGACAGAAGCTTTTTGTTGATTGTCATGATGAGTGTTTGGACTAAAGTTGTAGTTGGGGTCAGTCAGTTTGGCGCCAACCTCACAgtttccttctctctttgtAGGAACGCTGAAGATCCACTACAATGCCGTCCACTTGAAGATCAAACATCGCTGCACGGTTGCGGGCTGCACCATGGTCTTCAGCTCGCTGCGCAGCCGAAACCGCCACAGCGCCAACCCGAACCCACGGCTGCACACTGGTGCCGGCAGAGACAACGTGAACAACCACAGGAACACTCACGCCGACCTGCGTGCAATCATCAACTCTGAAACACAGATGCACAAAGACAAAAGCTCCCACAGAAACTTTCACAACGCTCACACACGGATGTGCAAAGAGATCGGCAACACACTCTGGCAGCAGGACGACGATGCAAACACAAGAGTACGAACACTTGCCCTGAGAAACGAACTCAACGGACATACAAAGCCCCAACATGGCTGCCGGGACAAATCCCCGCCGAACTCCCCCTCCGACCTGCACCCCCAggccccgcctcctcctcctcccctcctcccagcatgcactgctcCCTCACTGGGCTGTTCTCGCTCACTCCTCCCCCTGGTTGTTCCCGCGCTGGAGAAAACCAACCACTGTCGACACCTACTCAACCTCCACAGCAACCACGCCACACCTGCCCCCATCGCCACAGCAAACAGTCAACCTGTGTCACGTGACTATGATGTCACGGCTTGCACCAGCCCACCGACCAATCAGCAGCGGCGGCGGGACTCAAGTGACCCCGTCCCAAAGAAGAAGCCCAGAAAGTCGAGCATGCCGGTGAAAATAGAACGAGAGAAAGcgaaggaagaggagggctgAAAATCTGTGTCGATGCCCAGAAGATTAGGTTTCTAAAAAGACCCTTTAAGTTAATTAACAGCAACTTAAAGTGTCTTTTTAGGCTTCATGTCTTCACATGTGCATGAACTGATGGACACGTTTCTATATGTCAGGCTTTgtaaacatttgtttgtgtttacaaaGCCTGACATATACAAACGTGTGCATTAGTTCATCAGATGTCACATATCAATAAATGGATCAATAAATGTGCAGTTtgtattttctgtctgtctctgctatGATATATGTATGACCAGCATGCTGCTCTGTGCAGGAGCTCCCCCCAGTGTTTATTGTCCGTTACTGCAGTTACAtctgtaataaaaaatgttgctatCATAAACACATTGAGCTGATAATTAAAAatagtattttttattttgtctttattcatttttaattgataTTCTTATgtcaagttttgtttgttgactgTAGAAGATGAGTAGCAGGCGGAACTACATGCCGGGACTCAGGTTTCCACTCGGAAGACATTTATAGACGCACAAACAAAACGGAAACGCGTTTAGCTAGTAAACAATGCGACAAATGTcgataaaaacataaactgtggttacattttgaataaaaacacagtggATTCTGTCAGTAACATGTCTAAAGGTGACGTCATAAGGGGTTTTGTGACGGAGAGGCTCGCCGCCGCGTCCCAGGAAATCTTAGCGGTGGTGGACAAGATCGTAGCCGGGTACGAGGAGGAGGCTTCGGGCTTCAGGCAGGAGATCGAGCGGCAGAGGaggcagctggaggagctgctgcagccggAGGTCCGACTCAAAGCAGGTCGGTCGTTATAAAATGTACAATCCTCGAAATGCTGGGTTTGTTGATGTGGAGGCGCGCCGAACCCCATTAACATATCATGTAATTTAATACTTGCTTGATTATTTTAGACATTTGCGTGAAGTTGAAAAAtgggaggttttttttaaatcaacatgaCTTATTCTTTAATTCGGCAGCACTGAATTGACCGTTTTTGATTGGAATCATCTTCCCAATTTAAGAGTGTTAACCAGGGTTGAACTGCcgatttatgtttattttacacATATGTAGTGCTAATTTTTGTAAGCCGAATTTAAGGATAAACACCATTGCTGGTTAGGACGGTGTTCAGTCACGCTGTGCTCACATGTATCCATTAATTTTCGCTGAGAGAATCTTAAATTGCAGGTTTTGCTAAAGGAGTTTGGTACATGTGTGCTTCATGTATGCTGTTACAACCAATCAAGCTTAGGCATATCAAACTGTAGAGGCTCATTTGAACAGCTTTCCACTTTTAATGAGAATAAGTTTGTTTAAGTTTGTCACATCTACctcaaactttcaaaataaaactcctgATATCACACCTTTTTTTCCAGGTGTGAAGCGCAGCAGGAGCCTCCCACCtgttgaggaagaggagggtgaaGGTGAAGATGAAGAGTCCCCTGAGCATCCAGAGAACCTGGAAGACCCGACTAATCAAACCCCAGCAAGGTCCCCAGAGTTCTTACTAAGTTTGAGAATAACACAGGAAATAtatgatttgtttaaaataaagtttgttttttctgtttgtttttagtttatttttaatatttaatggatGGAAGTGTTGACttggtgttaaaatgtacaatatgtttGATTACTTTCACTGTCTGAAGCGCAATGTTATGCTCGTCTTACCCTTTTCAACACTTCAGGTGTTTTTCCTCCAGAGGGCAGTATAGGAATTGGAAGAAGAAGCCTGGCAGACCTCAGATCAGTGAGGCAGAGAGCCATGTAGAGCTCAGGATCCGCATCCTGGAGGACCATCAGACTGATGTCCTCACAAACAGCGGTGAGAGTTAAAATAAACTTCAACCAGACGTAAACAGAGTCTTTCTCTTTTGGTCCTTTTGGTTCCCGAAATGGAAAATTTGGAAGAAGTTGTCGTAACAATAAAGTCCGATgaaagtgttttcattttgttgtttccttcttttctctctcagttcTTAAGAAATGTCCGCTGCTGAAGCTGAAGTGTCCTCGAGGCCTGCAGGAGGCAGATTTTATTGACTTGCTGAAGTCCACCTTCCCTCAGCTGTCAGGAGGCGACAAATGTTTTGACATGTTAACATCCGACAAGAGACGCAGACTTCAGCCTCTGAAGCTACAGACGGCGACACCAGACGAGATCAGCAGGAACATCAGCTGCTCAGGATGGAGGAAGTCGACGCTCTTCATCAGACTGAAGGTAGTTTGTTGTGTTGAAGACGTAGAGATCTCTGATCACACTTCCCCCacaacagactccatgtttctactcaaagacagaaagaagttcatgtagaacatttgctgaatgatcaagaaggtccaaataatgcagaatgagtgagagacagagtttcacagagtttataaagtgtctccaactcaacaactcactaaactgacacatttgttaagggagtctggggactttctccacggggacaaagaagtagcctatattgttactgtttagtgtctttgtaacatgtgacatgtttagatcaataacatgattcttctttcataaatggagtgtaaatggtgaaatcagtgtaaacagtgtgttcaaacagctgatcaatgttggcaggtaagactttagcactttagacacagaagcagacaggctggtacagacatgctgccacaaactgacactttttacaaggagacaaacaacttcagctgaaagatttaatgctgaatttacaacaaggacacaatgagttacaatctgtcaaaGACAcagttttataatgtttttaaagatttacgCTACTCAACAACTCCTTAAATTAGCTGATtcgttaagggagtctggtgaaattgTGGTTAAAAGTTGGCTTCATGTATTACCCTTTATGccgaatttacaacaaggacacaatgagttagaa containing:
- the LOC115589966 gene encoding zinc finger protein basonuclin-2-like, giving the protein MRTTPDAEESIRCTASGCSCECFKPGSVQLRSCDRCGHGWVSHALEKLHLQAQQPSTCGPVEVALPGLVFDLSSLVLYGAQAIPVRLKILLDRLYSILTPDQVGHILHTLGWSLGDYVRGYMLQFPGGKVLDRWLMVTPEEELLILKQFLRFGETRPIVELMTLQCLTAASHLSDPELKSNLSTFIERNGGTPGPLRNIRGDSLLVAGVCRFKRTSPDEHNDSVHHFENFPGGQSLLLPFHFPSSTFHCLVPPHEELVPHGKLTQCLRKPNGIKLAERQRQEGGSREQENTPLSQQPKVEPVIRIKADPDKPNPVQSIRHQDAQFDYDLQRANQQNPSSHSPSSNCSLHPSISSSPQKISHKSFSLNPLPSFSSSFLCPLPTSSFSSSLHPLPSSPPSLRPLPSSLCSLSSFSPAGGRKGRVCCGVCGKSFYDKGTLKIHYNAVHLKIKHRCTVAGCTMVFSSLRSRNRHSANPNPRLHTGAGRDNVNNHRNTHADLRAIINSETQMHKDKSSHRNFHNAHTRMCKEIGNTLWQQDDDANTRVRTLALRNELNGHTKPQHGCRDKSPPNSPSDLHPQAPPPPPPLLPACTAPSLGCSRSLLPLVVPALEKTNHCRHLLNLHSNHATPAPIATANSQPVSRDYDVTACTSPPTNQQRRRDSSDPVPKKKPRKSSMPVKIEREKAKEEEG